A single window of Nicotiana tomentosiformis chromosome 1, ASM39032v3, whole genome shotgun sequence DNA harbors:
- the LOC104115726 gene encoding agamous-like MADS-box protein AGL62, with the protein MAKKPSIGRQKIKIAKIEVKNHLQVTFLKRRSGLFKKASELCILCGVEIAIIVFFPVRKVLSFGHLNVESIIDRFLSRNHNPISNSSPHLVEAHQNASVHELNLQLTQILAELEVEKKRGESLDEMRKTSQSQYCWEAPISKLTLHELEQLTDSMVVLKKNVTNQASKFMVETTANSSSYFRVNGNWIFDSYDIKPAQNMVASNNLHNHNFGVDSAGLF; encoded by the coding sequence ATGGCAAAGAAACCTAGCATTGGTCGTCAAAAgatcaaaattgccaaaatagAGGTTAAAAATCATCTTCAAGTTACCTTCTTAAAACGTCGTTCTGGTCTTTTCAAAAAAGCTAGCGAACTATGCATACTTTGTGGTGTTGAAATAGCTATCATAGTTTTTTTTCCTGTAAGAAAAGTTTTATCTTTTGGTCACCTTAATGTTGAGTCCATTATCGATAGATTCCTGTCAAGAAATCATAATCCAATTTCTAATTCATCACCTCATCTTGTTGAGGCTCATCAAAATGCTAGTGTTCATGAGCTCAATTTGCAATTAACTCAGATTCTTGCTGAGCTTGAAGTTGAGAAGAAAAGAGGAGAATCACTTGATGAAATGAGAAAAACTAGTCAAAGTCAATATTGTTGGGAAGCTCCTATAAGTAAACTTACTTTGCATGAACTTGAACAACTAACTGATTCAATGGTGGTTTTAAAAAAGAATGTGACAAATCAAGCAAGCAAGTTTATGGTTGAGACTACTGCTAACTCTTCTTCTTATTTTCGTGTTAATGGTAATTGGATTTTTGACAGCTATGATATCAAGCCAGCTCAAAATATGGTTGCTTCAAATAATCTTCATAACCATAACTTTGGTGTTGATTCAGCtggattattttaa